From one Octopus sinensis unplaced genomic scaffold, ASM634580v1 Contig12060, whole genome shotgun sequence genomic stretch:
- the LOC115229160 gene encoding zinc transporter 9-like: protein MNEYLLVREDLDKLQKFYRRNPYDQSYPFIVYLRQDIEEFTIKKFGSLEKFKIESQKRRISPKKSTTVTFRDFVKNGSGKVVSMAIIVNSFNFLFKSVAYIYCGSHSMFAEAVHSLVDTLNQILLAVGLHQAMKKPDFLHPYGYVNLRYISSLVGGVGILFFGTGLTLYNGLLGLIHPEEPVYMFWALFILIGSFLSELSSFIVAYREIRQSSKARNIPIFDYITLGIDPNVTVVLLEDMAGIGGVTLAGICMFLTYWTGSILFDVLGCVAISLLLSTVGVFIVRQNAQLLMGKSVSIKVYREMRTDLENDRVIRAVHDIKAIECGQSNIHFKAEIDFDGYQITDIYLKTTNLDNILMEIKQIETTDELKSFLLFHGKNSIDQLGQEVDRIEKILKSKHPNLRHVDLEVL from the coding sequence ATGAACGAGTATTTGCTTGTCCGGGAAGACCTGGATAAACTCCAGAAATTTTACCGTCGAAATCCGTACGACCAGTCATATCCCTTCATCGTATATTTGAGACAAGACATTGAAGAATTCACCATTAAAAAATTCGGATCTTTGGAAAAATTTAAAATCGAGTCCCAAAAACGACGAATCTCTCCCAAAAAATCCACGACGGTGACATTCCGTGATTTTGTAAAAAACGGAAGTGGAAAAGTCGTCTCAATGGCGATAATTGTAAATTCCTTCAACTTTCTGTTCAAATCAGTGGCATATATATACTGTGGGTCACACTCAATGTTCGCGGAAGCAGTTCACTCGTTGGTCGACACTTTGAATCAAATCCTGTTGGCCGTCGGTCTCCACCAGGCCATGAAAAAACCTGATTTTTTACATCCATATGGATATGTCAATCTCCGATATATTTCCTCGTTGGTTGGAGGGGTGGGGATTCTGTTTTTTGGGACTGGACTGACTTTATATAACGGGCTATTGGGGTTAATCCACCCTGAAGAACCTGTTTATATGTTTTGGGCGTTGTTTATTCTTATTGGTTCATTTCTGTCGGAATTGTCGTCTTTTATTGTCGCATATCGAGAAATTAGACAGTCTTCAAAAGCTAGAAATATTCCAATTTTTGATTATATTACTCTCGGAATTGACCCGAATGTGACTGTCGTGTTGTTGGAGGACATGGCGGGAATTGGTGGGGTCACTCTCGCCGGGATTTGCATGTTTTTGACATATTGGACGGGCAGTATACTTTTTGACGTTCTCGGCTGTGTTGCTATTTCGTTATTGCTTTCGACTGTCGGGGTTTTTATTGTGCGTCAAAATGCACAACTTTTGATGGGGAAATCAGTTTCTATCAAAGTCTACAGAGAAATGAGGACTGATTTGGAGAATGATCGGGTCATCAGGGCTGTCCACGACATCAAGGCTATCGAATGTGGCCAGTCAAACATTCATTTCAAAGCAGAAATTGATTTTGACGGCTACCAGATTACCGATATTTATCTAAAAACGACCAATTTGGATAATATTTTGATGGAAATTAAGCAAATTGAAACTACGGATGAACTTAAATCGTTTTTATTGTTTCATGGAAAAAATTCAATCGATCAGCTTGGCCAGGAAGTTGATCGAATTGAGAAAATTTTAAAGTCTAAACATCCAAATCTCAGACATGTTGATCTCGAAgttctttaa